The sequence CGGTTATTACTAAGGTGCGAATAAACCCAGCACTATGCATTAGATGCAGGGGGGAATACAACCTATGCGGTCTATCCTACTGTCCGGTCCTCACAGAGTTACGTACAAGACACATACTCAGGGGCGTAACTAACAGGGATCGCATTGACGGATCATCACCGCCAAGCGTATTCATTGGCCGCGTTGGTTACCCAAGGGTCAATGTATATCCAGCGACGCCACCTGTTCATGGTGATACGAGTAGCCTTGAGGACCCAAGGGCTTGGATGGGCATGAGACTGGAGGACTTCCTATCAAGTAGGTTATCCCTGGTAAGAGGTTCTGTGAGGGTTAGGGTTGAGGATGCAAGGAATCCGCCGAGGACTCTTCATGATGTTCAAGTAATGGTGTTATCAGGGAAACCCGTGGATTCCGAACTAGTGCTTAAGAAGCCAGTTAGTGGTAGGTATGTGCTTGATGAGCATGCGCCGCCCTTTGGTCCATCATCACCACTACAGAAATTACGCGTGAATACATTGCCGCCACCACCAAGGATTGTTGATAGGGTTCATAGTGATACGGACCTAAATGCCACAGAGGCCATACTGACGCTGTACTATCATGGCATTGACGTTCATCACATATCAAGGCTATTAAGCGTTGGCGCCCTCGGTGTTGGTAAGAGGAGGAGACTAGTGCCGACTAGGTGGTCTATAACAGCAGTTGATAAGCAAGTCTCCGATAAACTACTCAATGAAGTTCGTGATTACCCACTTATAAGTGAGTACAGAGTTTACGTGAGGAAGTTTAAGGACAACACGTTCATAGGCATACTGGCACCCCATACCTGGCTTTACGAGTGGGCTGAGGCCTGGTGGCCCGGCTCAACGTGGAACATGTGGGGTGGCGAAACAGCCCTAGAGCTTGATTATGAGGGTTACTGGGGACGCGATGACTATCCATCAATAGGCGGTTGCTACTACGCGGCCAGGATAGCCGTACTTGAGGCATTACACTCAATACGTAGACAGGCGGCTGTCATACTATGGCGCGAGATCTACCCAGGCTTCAACCTGCCAATTGGTGTCTGGTGGGTTAGGGAGAATATTAGGGCTATGCTTAGTGGGCCATACGAGAGGTTTCATGACCTACATGACGCCCTCAAGTATGTTACCGGTTTCCTCAAGTTACCAATAAGTACCTGGGTATCCAAATCATATGTAATAAGGATGCTAACTAGGCAGTCAAGTATAGTTGATTGGCTGGGGTAGGCAAATGGCAGGTACAGTCGGGTTAGGCAACGTGGTTGTCAAGGAAATAAGGGTTAAGACCGCACTATCCAGGTCAGGACTGCCTGAGTACGACTACGCACTAAACCCATACCTAGGTTGTCAGCATGGCTGTATTTATTGCTACGCCATGGATTTCACCAGGAGCGAGCCAGGGAGAAGGTGGGGCGAGATAGTTTACGTAAAAGCCAACTTAATATATGCCCTCACGAAGGACATAAGGAAACTTAAGCCAGGCATTGTCGGCGTGTCCACAATAACCGACCCATACCAACCCGTGGAGTCCAGGTATAAGTTAACCAGGAGAGCCATTGAGTTACTATGTAATGCTGGTTATCACGTTAGCGTACAAACGAAGTCAGCATTAATCATTAGGGACCTGGACATAATAAGTAAGTGCGGCAAGTCGGTAGACGTGGGTCTCACAATAACCACAATGAGGAATACGTACAGAGCCGTAGAGCCCATGGCCGCACACCCAACGGCAAGGGCATCAGCACTTAGAAGGATCGCCAGTTTGGGTATTAAGACCTGGATATTCCTAGGCCCAGTGATACCCGGCGTAAACGATAAAGTGGAGGATTACGAACCAGTAATACGCCTGGCCAAGGAAACAAATTCACAGGTAATAATTGATAGGTTCAGGCCAAGACCAGTCGTAATTAAGTTCATGAGCAGGAAGTTAAACCCCATATACCCGGCGACCAGGGACTGGTGGAGTGAAACCCTGAACTCAATAATGAGACTGTGCAGGGAGTACGGCGTTAATTGCATCACGGCAGAGGATGAGTGGGAAATAAATCGAAAACGAGAGAAATAATAGGTTAATGCAGGAAGATTTAGATAAAGTGTAATAATTAGCAGTATAGGTGAGCGTGGTTAAAATTGATAATAGACTACCAGGGGGACTTGCCAAATATGGCTCAGTGATCATAATTGATGTTGGCGAATACTTCATCGGCATCCCAATACCTAAGGTTCCATTGACATCAACGTTAGGCATTATCAAAAAGTGAGGAAGCTGATAAATTAACTATTATGTGTTGTGAATGAATACTTCAGTGGGATGTTGCTAAATAAAGAGTTTTTGATGCGCATATGATAAGACGGTAGGATTATCGAGAATTGGCCCTAGGGGTTTCGTTTAGTGTTGTGCACTTAGAAACCTTTATTAATTAAGTCGTTGATTTTTATTTGGCGATTAAGTGGCTCAGTCAGGGAATGAGGAGCAAATAATTAGGGAGATAATGAATGCTTTGTCAGGTTCTGCGCGTTATATGGCTGATGAGATCAGGAGTACCTTTTCTAGGTATGTGGATATTTACAGGGGTGTCTCTGGTTTTGAGACTCAGCAGGTTAGTCTTGGTACTGTGGAGAATAGTAAGAGGATCTTCTTGATTCAGTCCTCGGTTACGGAACCGAATTACGACTCAGGTAATTACCTGGTGAACGCATTCAAGGGTTTCTTTAGTATTGATGAAAATTTCTACCCAACATACCTAATGGGTGGTATTGAGTGCTATATGCAGTCATCACCAAGTGAACCCACTGGGATTAAGGTTGGCGGTTCCATGGTTTCGATCTATAACGGAGTTGAGAACGTTGAGGATAAGGACATGGGACAAGTGGTTTGTGCAAAGAAGGCTAGTATTAGGTTCTCAGACAACGTTAATGGCGAGGTAACCGCAAACCCAAGTGACCTATTCAAGGCAGCACTGGATGTTTTGAACAATGTTAGGGGTAAGTTTAACAATATGCGTGATGATTTCGTGAATACATACGGCTTCGAACCAGGCGACATAACGCTAACGGGTAACGAGGTTATGCTAAGTACCTTATTCGACCTTAACATGTCAAGCACAATGAGGGACTACATACAGAGGGTTTTCTCGAGTATTGTTCCTGGACAAACCCCTGAACTAGTGGGGTTGGGGTTACTGTGTGGTGCTCAGCCTGACCTAGTGTTCTCATACGATGATGCAGAGAGAATACTGGTGCTCGGTCATCCGCACAAGGTTAGTTCAGGGGATTGCCTTAAGTACTCAATAATCAAGTACATGTGATTTTATTGAATCATAAAAATCACTGACTTAAAATCTCACCATTCCTCTCCTTAATTGCGTTCATCAGAAAATTAATTACCCTGTTAATCTCGTTCTCAGCAGCTTTCTCGTCCTCTGAACTCACGTATACATGGATCTCGACAAGTGGTGACCTAATCTCGTGACCCTTGGGATGGCTCTTAATGTAGACCCTGTTGCTCATTTTCATGCCTCTCTCGATTATTGGAGCCAGGTCAGCCTCGGGAACACCCTTCACGGTTATTGATCTTTCAACAAAGTGAAGTCTAGGTCCTATCTCGCGTAGTTTCGGCTCTACGTAGTTTTCGAATATGCCCATCATCTCCGCGGGCACGCCGGGTAGCGCAATTATTACCGTATTGCTCTCCTCAACCCAGATACCCGGCGCAGTGCCAACGGGGTTTGGAATTGGTTTCGCGCCCTCAGGCATCTTCGCCTGTTTAAGCCTTGGTTCCGTTAATTCCAGCCCCTTCGTCCTGAAGGTCTCTGTGACGAGCTTCAGTGCATCATCATTAACAACGTACCTTCTGTTGAGGGCCTTGGCGAGGTACTCACTCGTCCTATCATCAAATGTTGGTCCTAAACCACCTGTGGAAATAACAACCCTAATGCTCCTCCTAATAGCATCCCTGAATACCTCAACCTCGTCCTCCTCATTGTCGGGGATTGCTATTATCCTTCTGACATCATAGCCAAGGAGCGTTAATTTCTTGGCAAGCCAGGTGGCGTTTGTATTCACGGTCTTTCCAATCAACAATTCATTGCCTATGGATATGATCCAGGCCGTATAACTCATTGTTTTCCTAGTTTTATCACTTATTAAATTGCTTTTTGTGATTGGTTAACGAGGGTATATTAATAAATGAGTCAACTTAATTAGTGGGTGGTTTTAGGTATGAGAAGGTTTGCAATCATAATCCTGGATTTAGATGATATTCACCCAGGCGAGGAGGATAAGGCCAGGATTGTGAAGATGATTGAGGAGTCCCTACAGTGGTGGCATGGTTACTTGGGTCATAGTGACAGGTTAGAGTTTGATAAGTGGAAGGTTTACTACATGGAGTTCGGTGACGAATTAATGGTTGCCAGGGTACTCAATGCCCTTGGTAAGTTCAGGGAGTACATAAAGGGAGAGATATGACGCCTCCCTGAGGATTACTCCACCTTGGATTCCTCATAACCACAGTTTGTGCAGTGCAGTACGTACTTAATGGCGTACCTTCCATCAACCTGGACAAGGGCCTTGTCAGTGATGATCATCCTATGGAGACAACGCGGACATGTATAACTACCCCTATAGCCATGCTTACCCAGTATTCGCCTCACGGCATATAGGCTGATACCCAGCTTGGTGGATATCGCCCTCTGGCTTAACCCCTCCGTGTATAGCTTAAGGACCTCCTCAATGACGTCCCTTGGCATTAGATCAACCTTAGAAACCACCTTGCCCTCCGTCCTAAGTCTCTCCATTGCAGCCTTGGTCCTCTGTCTAATGAATTCCCTCTCCATGGATGCTACAAAGGCCAGGACGGTCCTAAGGAACTGCCTGTAGGCGCCATCAAGGTTCTGAAGCACTGACTCCTTTTCACTAGTACTAACTATGAGTAAGCCAAGCCTGTTTTCTACGATATCCAACAACCTGAAGAGTTCCTGGAAGTTCCTAACGAGTCTTGAGGTTTCATAAACCAGTAAGACCATGGGCCTTGGGCTCAATGTGCCGCTTTCCACGTCCTTAACCAATTCCCTGAATGCCGGCCTGTCCATGATCGGAGAGGCACCGCTGATTGCCTCGTCAATGTAGAGCTTCAGTATTTGGAATCCCCTGGATTCACTCCAACGCTTTAGATACTCCACTTGGTTTGCTGGATCCTGCATTTCCGTGGAAACCCTAACGTAGGCTATTGCTGGTATCACTTCGTTGATTATTGGATGGTTGCGTTTTTAAATGATGCGTAGGGGTATTATTGTTTTCATAATTATAAATAATATAAATAATAATGCTTAAAAAACATAGCCTATTTAGGTTGTGAATGGTTCGGGTATTAATAACGGACTCCGTGGACGAATACATAATCAATGGTTTAAAAAGCCGCGGTATTGACATTGATTATAGGCCTGGGATAAGCAGGGAGGATTTACTTAAGGTCGTCCCTGGTTATGAGGCCCTGATAGTTAGGGGTAGGACCAAGGTCACTAGGGATGTTATTGATGCAGCCAGTAGGTTGAGGGTCATAGCCAGGGCTGGCGTTGGGCTTGACAATATTGATGTTGAATATGCCAAGGCAAGGGGTATTGAGGTTATTAATGCACCCGAGGGTTCAACGCAGTCCGTTGCCGAGTTAACCATTGGTTTGATGATTGCAGCTGCAAGGCTTGTATCGCTTCAGGATAGGTTGATCAAGGGTGGTGAGTGGCCCAAGGGCAAGTACATGGGTATTGAATTGTTTGGTAAGACGCTCGGTATTATTGGCTTTGGCAGGATTGGGCAGAGGGTTGCTGAGTTGGCTGGCGCGATTGGCATGAGGGTTATTGCATATGATGTAGTTGACATTGGGGATAGGGCATCGAAGCTTGGCGTTGATACAGTAGGCTTTGAGGAATTACTGAAGAGGAGTGACTTCATTGCGATTCACGTATCCCTAACACCAAGCGCCAGGCATTTGATTGGTGAGAGGGAGCTTCAGCTAATGAAGGATGGGGTAGTGATAGTTAATGCATCGAGAGGTGAGGTAATAGACACAAAGGCATTACTTAAGGCCATTAATGATGGTAAGGTGGCTGCGGCAGCGCTTGACGTACTTGAGAATGAGCCGCCGAAGGAACCATGGGAAATAGAACTAGTAATGCACCCGAGGGTCATTGTAACGCCGCACATCGGCGCAGAGACCAGGGAAGCACAGAGGAAAATCGCAGAGATACTGGTTGATAAGCTAGTGAATTACCTGCAGAGGATCAATGCATGAACGGTAATTAATTTCTATTAATGTTCAAATTATACAATAAGGGGATCTGACTACCTGTATCGCTCTGCAGGCATAATACAAGGTATAGAATTGTTGCCTTTTTATTTTCGTTTTTGTTCTCAACAATTAAGTTTATATTAAACGGGAAACCTAACGGTCCCAATATGGCAAGTATTGATGATATAGTGAATAAACTGCTCAATACTGCTAGGGAGTTAGGTATTACTGCGGAGGTTGATGAGTATGGCCGTGAGAAGATCGTAATACTAAACCTAGCCGAGGACTTTAGTATCTATGTCTCTGTGGTTTGTAATAATGAGTGTGACGTTGAGTATGCTATTGGTGATGATAACTTCATATTTAAGCCAAAGCAACTTGACTTCCTCAAAAGATCTGTGGAGATCATTGAAAGTATTAATAATGAGATTATTAAATCACCTTGATTTAATCTTCACTTGACCTGGGATAACTTGTGGTAACCTATTATTGCATATATGTCTGCAATGAGCGTTAATATTGCTCCTACGAGTATTATAGTCAGTAGCGCCCCAAGCCAGTACCACCTTGATGCATTATTAAACTCATTCATACCGCTTGACCTGCCCAATTCCGCGTAGGCGTTTCTCCAGAAGTACCCGCTTATTACCATGAATATGTAGAAGACTATGAAAAATACGATTATGGAAGTAACAGCCCCAATGGTGCTGTAGGATATTGATGAGAGTAGGGATAGGGAACCCACCAATGTGAATGTTGCGATTGCCACGCCAATTATTGAAAATACCACTGCGTAAATGGCGTTTCTCCAAATACCTTCATTACCATAGTCGTGAGATAACTTATAAAGTGCAATCAAAACCATTATGAGTCCTACAAAGTCGATATAGGGTATTAGCGCCAATATGCCGCCGATGAAACCAATAGTACCGGCTGACCTAATATCTTCCTGGGAACTCATACTAAACATGTATATGTCCTGGTGTTTTATTAATTTTATCTTTTCAAAAATTGAGCATTATGATAAAGTAACTCTCTAAGTATTAACAAGAATAATTATTATAAATAGATTTATCATATACGGTTGTATCAATTCAATTCTCCCTCAATGAGAAGGGAATTATTAATATTAATGAATGAGTTAATGGAATTGCAGTGTTCTACTTGCTTCGTGAGTTTTTCAGTAATTCTATTAACTCCTTTACGATTTCCCTGTAATCACCTACCACTCCATAATCTGCATATTCAAATATTGGCGCATTCGGATCACTGTTTATAGCCACAATTACCTTGGATTCCTTCATGCCAAACACGTGTTGAATCGCACCACTAACACCGACACCTATGTACAGCGCGGGCCTTATTGTCTTTCCTGTCTGACCCACTTGTCTATCAAGATCTAGCCAACCGGCATCCACAGCCTTCTTAGTACCGCCTATTGTACCGCCAAGTAATTTGGCGAGTTCTGTGAGAAGCTTGACGCCATCTGTACTCCCTACTCCGCGCCCAGCCACCACTACCACGTCCGACTTCTCAACTGGTGGTAGTTCCTCGCCCTTGACCACAGGCCTTACGTTAATGAGCCCATGTCCATTAATGCCTGGTGGTGTGTCTATTGTCTCAACTATTATTTCGCCATTCCTGTTGGGGTCCCTTGGTGGTGTTGGAAATACGTTAGGCCTGACACTGGCGAGTTGGGGTCTCCTACTTGGGGTCCTTATATGGGCTAATATGCTACCACCATACGTTGGTCTTACTTGGTCTAGGTCCCTCGTCTTTGGATCTACGTCTAACTCGGTACAGTCAGCGGTTATACCGGTCTTAAGTGAGTTGGCTACGTATGGTGCTAGTTCCCTGCCCCTCTTTGTTGCTGCGAATAGTATTATTTCCGGTTTATACTTGGTGGCTAGTTGTACTATGACATTGGAGTAAATGTGCGGTACGTACTTTTCCAGGGCTGGGTGATCTATGTAAATGACCTTATCGGCACCGTAATAAATGGGTTCCTTGACTACGTCACCGATGTTGTGACCAAGCATTATTGCGGTCACGTCAGTACTTATCTTGCCAGCTAATTCCCTGGCCTTACCAATTAATTGCAAACTGCCGTCCTTAATAACCCCATTAATGAGCTCAACGTAGACCCAAATACCCTTATGCTCATTCTTATTTACTGGATTCCACTCACTGCAAATCTTCTGCTGTGTCTGTGCTGTGCTCATGGTTTGATCACCCCCTCCTTAGTTAGGTTATCCAATAACCACTTGGCAGCCTCCCTTGGATCACCCTTGAATATCTGCTTCTTTCTTTCGACCGGTTTTGCATCCTCAATCTTGGCTACTATCGTTGGTGAACCCCTAAGGCCAATGCATTCCCTTTCCAGTTTCAATGTGTTGTTATCCACGATCTTTACCAGGTTATTTAACTTGGCCTCCACCTTCCTAATTAGGCCTATGTCCCTGGGGGGATTACTATTTCTATACACGCTTACTACTATTGGCAATTTATACTCATAAGTTTCGTAAACACCCTCATCCTCTAGATACCTATTTACAGTAATTAGCCTATCCTCAGGCTTAACCTCAGCGTCAACGGCATAGTAAATATAGGGCAGGTTCAGCCAGGAAGCCACTTGAGCTGGCATGTGAGCTGTTGAGGAATCCGTGGTCTCCTCACCAAATACTATTAAGTCAAAGCTAGAGAACAATCTCTGTATACTCCTAGCCACTGCGTAGGAGGTGGCCAGCGTATCGGCACCAGCAAACGCCCTGTCAGAGAGTAGGTATGCCTCGTCGGCGCCCATTCCTATTGTCGACTCTAGGAAGTCCTTACCGCTGAGTGGCGCCATTGATATTGTAATGACCTTACCACCATACTTATCCTTAAGCCTGAGCGCGAATTCAAGGGCGTTCCTATCGTACGGATTAATCATCAGTGGTACACCCTCACGTACTAGGTTGTGTGTTACTGGGTCCAGCTTAACGGCTGTTATGTTGGGTACGGCCGCCTTCACAGGTACTATTATCGTTAATCCGCTCATCGAGAAGAGGTAAACGTTTGACTTAATATGTATTTCTGGAACTTTGACATATATAGAATTATATAGTTAATTTAATTGTAATCAGCCAAACCTGTATTGAACGCCAAAGCCGCTCTTGGGGTAGTTCCACTCAATGTTATTCTCTGGGCAGACCAAGCGGCATGTGCCGCACTCTAGGCAGCCCTCGTGTGAGAATAGGACTGTGCCGTCTGGGCCCGGCGTGTAACACCTTGCTGGGCATAGGTATAGGCAGGGCTTCTTATCGCACTTCCTGCATTGGTCTGGGTCTATAATCCTAATGTGCGGTCTCTGGTCAACATCCCATGCATTACTATTCAATCTCTCCTCAATTATTATCTTTCTCTCCAGGCTCATAGGTTCATCACCAGTCTCACGGCATCCTTTGCAAGGTCAATTAGTGATAACTTACCTTTGCTCCCCAGGAATGTTGAGCCTATCTTCTTTGGCGTACCATCAACCTCGAAATACCTCTTCAACAAGTTGTTTATCAT is a genomic window of Vulcanisaeta souniana JCM 11219 containing:
- a CDS encoding Nre family DNA repair protein, which gives rise to MRINPALCIRCRGEYNLCGLSYCPVLTELRTRHILRGVTNRDRIDGSSPPSVFIGRVGYPRVNVYPATPPVHGDTSSLEDPRAWMGMRLEDFLSSRLSLVRGSVRVRVEDARNPPRTLHDVQVMVLSGKPVDSELVLKKPVSGRYVLDEHAPPFGPSSPLQKLRVNTLPPPPRIVDRVHSDTDLNATEAILTLYYHGIDVHHISRLLSVGALGVGKRRRLVPTRWSITAVDKQVSDKLLNEVRDYPLISEYRVYVRKFKDNTFIGILAPHTWLYEWAEAWWPGSTWNMWGGETALELDYEGYWGRDDYPSIGGCYYAARIAVLEALHSIRRQAAVILWREIYPGFNLPIGVWWVRENIRAMLSGPYERFHDLHDALKYVTGFLKLPISTWVSKSYVIRMLTRQSSIVDWLG
- a CDS encoding radical SAM protein — encoded protein: MAGTVGLGNVVVKEIRVKTALSRSGLPEYDYALNPYLGCQHGCIYCYAMDFTRSEPGRRWGEIVYVKANLIYALTKDIRKLKPGIVGVSTITDPYQPVESRYKLTRRAIELLCNAGYHVSVQTKSALIIRDLDIISKCGKSVDVGLTITTMRNTYRAVEPMAAHPTARASALRRIASLGIKTWIFLGPVIPGVNDKVEDYEPVIRLAKETNSQVIIDRFRPRPVVIKFMSRKLNPIYPATRDWWSETLNSIMRLCREYGVNCITAEDEWEINRKREK
- a CDS encoding nicotinamide mononucleotide deamidase-related protein; translated protein: MSYTAWIISIGNELLIGKTVNTNATWLAKKLTLLGYDVRRIIAIPDNEEDEVEVFRDAIRRSIRVVISTGGLGPTFDDRTSEYLAKALNRRYVVNDDALKLVTETFRTKGLELTEPRLKQAKMPEGAKPIPNPVGTAPGIWVEESNTVIIALPGVPAEMMGIFENYVEPKLREIGPRLHFVERSITVKGVPEADLAPIIERGMKMSNRVYIKSHPKGHEIRSPLVEIHVYVSSEDEKAAENEINRVINFLMNAIKERNGEILSQ
- a CDS encoding recombinase family protein, which codes for MIPAIAYVRVSTEMQDPANQVEYLKRWSESRGFQILKLYIDEAISGASPIMDRPAFRELVKDVESGTLSPRPMVLLVYETSRLVRNFQELFRLLDIVENRLGLLIVSTSEKESVLQNLDGAYRQFLRTVLAFVASMEREFIRQRTKAAMERLRTEGKVVSKVDLMPRDVIEEVLKLYTEGLSQRAISTKLGISLYAVRRILGKHGYRGSYTCPRCLHRMIITDKALVQVDGRYAIKYVLHCTNCGYEESKVE
- a CDS encoding D-2-hydroxyacid dehydrogenase, which gives rise to MVRVLITDSVDEYIINGLKSRGIDIDYRPGISREDLLKVVPGYEALIVRGRTKVTRDVIDAASRLRVIARAGVGLDNIDVEYAKARGIEVINAPEGSTQSVAELTIGLMIAAARLVSLQDRLIKGGEWPKGKYMGIELFGKTLGIIGFGRIGQRVAELAGAIGMRVIAYDVVDIGDRASKLGVDTVGFEELLKRSDFIAIHVSLTPSARHLIGERELQLMKDGVVIVNASRGEVIDTKALLKAINDGKVAAAALDVLENEPPKEPWEIELVMHPRVIVTPHIGAETREAQRKIAEILVDKLVNYLQRINA
- a CDS encoding DUF996 domain-containing protein; translation: MSSQEDIRSAGTIGFIGGILALIPYIDFVGLIMVLIALYKLSHDYGNEGIWRNAIYAVVFSIIGVAIATFTLVGSLSLLSSISYSTIGAVTSIIVFFIVFYIFMVISGYFWRNAYAELGRSSGMNEFNNASRWYWLGALLTIILVGAILTLIADIYAIIGYHKLSQVK
- a CDS encoding electron transfer flavoprotein subunit alpha/FixB family protein, producing MSTAQTQQKICSEWNPVNKNEHKGIWVYVELINGVIKDGSLQLIGKARELAGKISTDVTAIMLGHNIGDVVKEPIYYGADKVIYIDHPALEKYVPHIYSNVIVQLATKYKPEIILFAATKRGRELAPYVANSLKTGITADCTELDVDPKTRDLDQVRPTYGGSILAHIRTPSRRPQLASVRPNVFPTPPRDPNRNGEIIVETIDTPPGINGHGLINVRPVVKGEELPPVEKSDVVVVAGRGVGSTDGVKLLTELAKLLGGTIGGTKKAVDAGWLDLDRQVGQTGKTIRPALYIGVGVSGAIQHVFGMKESKVIVAINSDPNAPIFEYADYGVVGDYREIVKELIELLKNSRSK
- a CDS encoding electron transfer flavoprotein subunit beta/FixA family protein; the encoded protein is MSGLTIIVPVKAAVPNITAVKLDPVTHNLVREGVPLMINPYDRNALEFALRLKDKYGGKVITISMAPLSGKDFLESTIGMGADEAYLLSDRAFAGADTLATSYAVARSIQRLFSSFDLIVFGEETTDSSTAHMPAQVASWLNLPYIYYAVDAEVKPEDRLITVNRYLEDEGVYETYEYKLPIVVSVYRNSNPPRDIGLIRKVEAKLNNLVKIVDNNTLKLERECIGLRGSPTIVAKIEDAKPVERKKQIFKGDPREAAKWLLDNLTKEGVIKP
- a CDS encoding ferredoxin family protein, with translation MSLERKIIIEERLNSNAWDVDQRPHIRIIDPDQCRKCDKKPCLYLCPARCYTPGPDGTVLFSHEGCLECGTCRLVCPENNIEWNYPKSGFGVQYRFG